The Primulina tabacum isolate GXHZ01 chromosome 7, ASM2559414v2, whole genome shotgun sequence genome includes a window with the following:
- the LOC142551300 gene encoding uncharacterized protein LOC142551300 isoform X1, producing MSARRRLGEERLYYSPPALRRFNQLQQQQQQQKQQELNSKSPISSTSPSRTVLGRRNSESDSDEKTNLDRFLEHTIPFVPAQHFPRTSMRSWRNRDGDFNPYFILGDLWEFFREWSAYGAAVPLVLNGSDAVVQYYVPFLSGIQLYVDPSKPIMEQRRPGEESDGNSSRETSSDGDSECGTDSVANNAQAQNHQNATVQGHDQYAGRNNAFVGSSVYGVDITVPPDLLIFEYFAREVPFHREPLADKMSILASRFPDLKTLKSCELTSSSWISVAWYPIYRIPVGPTLQNVDACFLTFHSLAKPVKSEGVHDSGSTLSLPTFGLVSYKFKLSDWNNNGAYGNQKINFLLQEADNWLRSLHVDHPDYTYFTSHRR from the exons ATGTCGGCTAGGAGGAGATTAGGGGAGGAAAGATTGTACTACAGTCCACCGGCGTTGAGAAGGTTCAATCagctgcagcagcagcagcagcagcagaaaCAGCAAGAATTGAATTCGAAGTCTCCAATTTCATCTACATCCCCGTCTAGAACAGTGTTGGGGAGGAGAAATTCGGAATCGGATTCAGATGAAAAAACCAATTTGGATCGGTTCCTCGAGCATACCATCCCTTTTGTGCCAGCTCAGCATTTTCCTAGG ACAAGTATGAGGTCATGGAGAAATCGGGATGGTGATTTCAACCCATACTTTATTCTTGGCGATCTTTGGGAATTTTTTAGAGAGTGGAGTGCTTATGGAGCTGCAGTTCCACTGGTGTTGAATGGGAGTGATGCTGTTGTCCAATATTATGTGCCGTTCCTTTCTGGTATTCAATTGTATGTAGATCCATCGAAACCTATTATGGAGCAAAG GAGACCTGGTGAGGAGAGTGATGGTAATTCGTCCAGGGAGACTAGTAGTGATGGTGACAGTGAATGTGGAACTGATAGTGTGGCTAATAATGCTCAGGCTCAGAACCATCAGAACGCTACTGTCCAAGGACACGATCAATATGCTGGAAGAAACAATGCTTTTGTGGGGTCATCAGTTTATGGCGTTGATATCACTGTCCCTCCTGATCTACTTATTTTTGAGTACTTTGCAAGGGAAGTTCCATTTCATCGAGAACCCTTGGCTGATAAG ATGTCAATCCTCGCCTCTCGTTTTCCTGATCTAAAAACACTTAAAAGCTGTGAACTCACGTCCTCAAGCTGGATTTCTGTTGCTTG GTACCCCATATACAGGATACCAGTAGGTCCGACTCTGCAAAATGTGGACGCTTGTTTCTTAACTTTTCATTCCCTTGCAAAACCTGTTAAAA GTGAAGGGGTCCATGATTCTGGCAGCACACTCTCACTTCCAACCTTTGGACTCGTTTCATACAAGTTCAAACTCTCCGACTGGAACAATAATGGAGCTTACGGGAACCAGAAGATCAATTTCCTTTTACAAGAAGCTGACAACTGGCTTAGGTCGTTGCATGTTGATCATCCTGATTACACCTATTTCACGTCACACCGGAGATAG
- the LOC142551300 gene encoding uncharacterized protein LOC142551300 isoform X2 codes for MSARRRLGEERLYYSPPALRRFNQLQQQQQQQKQQELNSKSPISSTSPSRTVLGRRNSESDSDEKTNLDRFLEHTIPFVPAQHFPRTSMRSWRNRDGDFNPYFILGDLWEFFREWSAYGAAVPLVLNGSDAVVQYYVPFLSGIQLYVDPSKPIMEQRRPGEESDGNSSRETSSDGDSECGTDSVANNAQAQNHQNATVQGHDQYAGRNNAFVGSSVYGVDITVPPDLLIFEYFAREVPFHREPLADKMSILASRFPDLKTLKSCELTSSSWISVAWYPIYRIPVGPTLQNVDACFLTFHSLAKPVKRVHDSGSTLSLPTFGLVSYKFKLSDWNNNGAYGNQKINFLLQEADNWLRSLHVDHPDYTYFTSHRR; via the exons ATGTCGGCTAGGAGGAGATTAGGGGAGGAAAGATTGTACTACAGTCCACCGGCGTTGAGAAGGTTCAATCagctgcagcagcagcagcagcagcagaaaCAGCAAGAATTGAATTCGAAGTCTCCAATTTCATCTACATCCCCGTCTAGAACAGTGTTGGGGAGGAGAAATTCGGAATCGGATTCAGATGAAAAAACCAATTTGGATCGGTTCCTCGAGCATACCATCCCTTTTGTGCCAGCTCAGCATTTTCCTAGG ACAAGTATGAGGTCATGGAGAAATCGGGATGGTGATTTCAACCCATACTTTATTCTTGGCGATCTTTGGGAATTTTTTAGAGAGTGGAGTGCTTATGGAGCTGCAGTTCCACTGGTGTTGAATGGGAGTGATGCTGTTGTCCAATATTATGTGCCGTTCCTTTCTGGTATTCAATTGTATGTAGATCCATCGAAACCTATTATGGAGCAAAG GAGACCTGGTGAGGAGAGTGATGGTAATTCGTCCAGGGAGACTAGTAGTGATGGTGACAGTGAATGTGGAACTGATAGTGTGGCTAATAATGCTCAGGCTCAGAACCATCAGAACGCTACTGTCCAAGGACACGATCAATATGCTGGAAGAAACAATGCTTTTGTGGGGTCATCAGTTTATGGCGTTGATATCACTGTCCCTCCTGATCTACTTATTTTTGAGTACTTTGCAAGGGAAGTTCCATTTCATCGAGAACCCTTGGCTGATAAG ATGTCAATCCTCGCCTCTCGTTTTCCTGATCTAAAAACACTTAAAAGCTGTGAACTCACGTCCTCAAGCTGGATTTCTGTTGCTTG GTACCCCATATACAGGATACCAGTAGGTCCGACTCTGCAAAATGTGGACGCTTGTTTCTTAACTTTTCATTCCCTTGCAAAACCTGTTAAAA GGGTCCATGATTCTGGCAGCACACTCTCACTTCCAACCTTTGGACTCGTTTCATACAAGTTCAAACTCTCCGACTGGAACAATAATGGAGCTTACGGGAACCAGAAGATCAATTTCCTTTTACAAGAAGCTGACAACTGGCTTAGGTCGTTGCATGTTGATCATCCTGATTACACCTATTTCACGTCACACCGGAGATAG